In the Pseudomonas orientalis genome, one interval contains:
- the rsmI gene encoding 16S rRNA (cytidine(1402)-2'-O)-methyltransferase — MWPLPIIEVCVLTAPGPLNSTAGSLFVVATPIGNLDDISARALKVLREVKLIAAEDTRHSQRLMQHFGISTPLAACHEHNEREEGSRFITRLLAGDDVALISDAGTPLISDPGYHLVRQARAAGINVVPVPGACALIAALSAAGLPSDRFIFEGFLPAKTVGRRARLQALKEEPRTLIFYEAPHRILECLQDMELVFGGERLALLARELTKTFETLKGLPLEELRGFVEGDSNQQRGECVVLVAGWTAPESEDAVGSEAMRILDLLLKEMPLKRAAALAAEITGLRKNVLYQAALDKQKAE; from the coding sequence ATGTGGCCTTTGCCAATCATCGAGGTGTGCGTTTTGACTGCTCCAGGTCCTTTGAATTCCACTGCAGGCTCGCTTTTTGTCGTGGCGACGCCCATTGGCAACCTGGACGACATCAGCGCCCGGGCCTTGAAGGTGCTGCGCGAGGTTAAATTGATCGCGGCGGAAGACACACGGCACTCCCAACGGTTGATGCAGCATTTTGGAATCAGCACGCCACTGGCGGCGTGCCATGAGCACAATGAACGTGAGGAGGGCAGCCGTTTTATCACCCGCTTGCTGGCGGGTGATGATGTTGCGCTGATCTCCGATGCGGGCACGCCGTTGATTTCCGATCCTGGGTACCATCTGGTCCGCCAGGCGCGCGCCGCTGGTATCAATGTAGTGCCTGTTCCGGGAGCGTGCGCGCTGATCGCCGCATTATCTGCAGCCGGCTTGCCGTCGGACCGTTTTATATTCGAAGGCTTCCTGCCCGCCAAGACAGTAGGGCGTCGCGCCCGTCTTCAGGCGCTGAAGGAAGAGCCGCGCACCCTGATTTTCTACGAGGCGCCGCACCGCATCCTGGAATGCCTGCAGGATATGGAACTGGTATTCGGCGGCGAGCGCCTGGCGCTGCTGGCGCGAGAGTTGACCAAGACCTTTGAAACCCTCAAGGGCTTGCCCCTGGAAGAACTGCGTGGGTTTGTCGAAGGCGACAGCAATCAGCAGCGTGGCGAGTGCGTGGTGCTGGTGGCCGGCTGGACGGCGCCTGAGAGTGAGGACGCGGTGGGTAGCGAGGCCATGCGCATCCTCGATCTGCTGCTCAAGGAAATGCCGCTCAAACGCGCTGCTGCCCTCGCGGCGGAAATTACCGGTCTGCGCAAGAATGTGTTGTATCAGGCCGCGCTCGATAAACAGAAAGCCGAATAG
- a CDS encoding peptidoglycan D,D-transpeptidase FtsI family protein produces MKLEGALYPWRFRLMLGLLALMVGAIVWRIFDLQVVDRDFLIGQGDARSLRHIPIPAHRGLITDRNGEPLAVSTPVTTLWANAKELQVAKDKWPELAAALGQDRKALTERLEAQANKEFIYLVRGLTPEQGQQVLDLKIPGVYGIEEFRRFYPAGETTAHMVGFTDIDDHGREGVELAYDEWLAGVPGKRQVIKDRRGRLIKDVQVTKNAKAGKPLALSIDLRLQYLANRELRNAIIENGAKAGSLVIMDVKTGEILAMVNQPTYNPNNRRNLQPAMMRNRAMIDVFEPGSTMKAISMSAALETGRWKPSDKVEVYPGTLQLGKYTIRDVSRTEGPVLDLTGILINSSNVGMSKVAFDIGGETIYHLAQKIGLGQPTGLDFPGERVGNLPNYRDWKKAETATLSYGYGLSVTAIQLAHAFSVLANNGRMVPLSLIHVDEAPKATQVIPEKVAKTMQGMLQQVIEAPRGVFRAQVPAYHVAGKSGTARKTSVGTKGYAENSYRSLFAGFGPMSDPRYAIVVVIDEPSKAGYFGGLVSAPVFSKVMSGTLRLMNITPDNLPPTQQANAAPPVAAVKANGGRG; encoded by the coding sequence ATGAAGCTCGAGGGCGCGCTCTATCCATGGCGCTTCCGCCTGATGCTCGGCTTGCTGGCATTGATGGTCGGCGCGATCGTCTGGCGGATCTTCGACCTGCAGGTCGTCGACCGTGACTTCCTGATCGGCCAGGGCGATGCCCGTAGCCTGCGGCATATCCCGATTCCCGCGCACCGCGGCCTGATCACCGACCGTAATGGCGAGCCCCTGGCCGTGAGTACGCCGGTGACTACCCTGTGGGCCAACGCCAAGGAATTGCAGGTGGCCAAGGACAAGTGGCCCGAACTCGCCGCAGCCCTGGGGCAGGATCGCAAAGCGCTGACCGAGCGTCTGGAAGCCCAGGCCAATAAAGAATTCATCTACCTGGTTCGCGGGCTCACTCCTGAGCAGGGTCAGCAAGTGCTCGACCTTAAAATTCCCGGTGTCTACGGCATCGAGGAATTTCGTCGTTTCTACCCGGCCGGGGAAACCACTGCACACATGGTCGGTTTTACCGATATCGATGACCATGGCCGCGAAGGGGTCGAGTTGGCCTACGATGAATGGCTGGCCGGCGTTCCGGGCAAGCGCCAGGTCATCAAGGATCGGCGCGGCAGACTGATCAAGGATGTACAGGTCACAAAGAACGCCAAGGCCGGCAAGCCCTTGGCGTTGTCGATTGACTTGCGTCTGCAATACCTGGCCAACCGCGAACTGCGTAACGCAATCATCGAAAACGGCGCCAAAGCCGGCAGCCTGGTGATCATGGACGTGAAGACCGGCGAGATCCTCGCCATGGTCAACCAGCCGACATACAACCCGAACAACCGCCGCAACCTGCAACCGGCGATGATGCGCAACCGCGCCATGATCGACGTGTTCGAGCCGGGTTCGACCATGAAAGCCATCTCCATGAGTGCCGCCCTGGAAACCGGACGCTGGAAGCCCAGCGACAAGGTAGAGGTGTATCCAGGCACTTTGCAGTTGGGCAAGTACACCATTCGTGACGTGTCTCGCACCGAGGGCCCGGTGCTGGATCTGACCGGCATCCTGATCAACTCCAGTAACGTAGGCATGAGTAAGGTCGCCTTCGATATCGGTGGCGAAACCATCTACCACCTGGCGCAAAAAATCGGCCTGGGTCAACCCACCGGCCTCGACTTTCCCGGTGAGCGCGTAGGCAACCTGCCGAACTATCGCGACTGGAAAAAAGCCGAGACCGCCACGCTGTCCTACGGCTATGGCCTGTCGGTGACCGCGATCCAGCTGGCCCACGCTTTCTCTGTATTGGCCAATAACGGCCGCATGGTTCCGTTGAGCCTGATCCATGTTGACGAAGCGCCGAAAGCCACTCAGGTCATTCCGGAAAAAGTCGCCAAGACCATGCAAGGCATGCTGCAACAAGTGATCGAGGCGCCGCGTGGCGTTTTCCGCGCCCAGGTGCCGGCTTATCACGTGGCCGGCAAGTCCGGTACCGCGCGTAAAACCTCGGTTGGCACCAAGGGTTATGCGGAAAATTCCTATCGCTCGCTGTTCGCCGGTTTCGGCCCGATGAGCGACCCGCGCTACGCCATCGTCGTGGTGATCGATGAGCCGAGCAAGGCCGGTTACTTCGGTGGCCTGGTCTCGGCGCCGGTGTTCAGCAAAGTGATGTCCGGCACCCTGCGCCTGATGAACATCACGCCGGACAATCTGCCGCCGACCCAGCAAGCGAACGCCGCACCGCCGGTGGCCGCGGTAAAAGCCAATGGAGGGCGCGGCTGA
- the mraY gene encoding phospho-N-acetylmuramoyl-pentapeptide-transferase, whose amino-acid sequence MLLLLAEYLQQFHKGFAVFQYLTLRGILGVLTALCLSLFLGPWMIRTLQNLQIGQSVRNDGPQSHLSKSGTPTMGGALILSSIGVSTLLWADLHNRYVWVVLLVTLLFGAIGWVDDYRKVIEKNSKGLPSRWKYFWQSVFGLAAAIFLYTTAPSAVETTLIIPMLKDASIPLGIGFVVLTYFVIVGSSNAVNLTDGLDGLAIMPTVMVGGALGIFCYLSGNVKFAEYLLIPYVPGAGELIVFCGALIGAGLGFLWFNTYPAQVFMGDVGALALGAALGTIAVIVRQEIVLFIMGGVFVMETLSVVIQVASFKLTGRRVFRMAPIHHHFELKGWPEPRVIVRFWIITVILVLVGLATLKLR is encoded by the coding sequence ATGCTGCTGCTGCTGGCTGAGTATCTGCAACAGTTCCACAAAGGCTTCGCGGTCTTTCAGTACCTGACCCTGCGCGGGATCCTGGGTGTGCTGACCGCGCTGTGTTTGTCGCTGTTCCTGGGGCCGTGGATGATCCGCACCCTGCAGAACCTGCAAATTGGTCAATCGGTTCGCAATGACGGCCCGCAGTCGCACCTGTCCAAGTCCGGCACCCCGACCATGGGCGGTGCGTTGATCCTGTCGTCCATCGGCGTCAGCACCTTGCTCTGGGCTGACCTGCATAACCGCTATGTGTGGGTGGTGTTGCTGGTGACCCTGCTGTTCGGCGCGATCGGCTGGGTGGATGACTACCGTAAAGTGATCGAGAAAAACTCCAAGGGCCTGCCAAGCCGCTGGAAGTATTTCTGGCAGTCGGTATTCGGCCTGGCGGCGGCGATCTTCCTGTACACCACCGCGCCAAGCGCCGTGGAAACCACCTTGATCATCCCGATGCTCAAGGACGCCAGCATCCCACTGGGCATCGGCTTTGTGGTGCTGACCTATTTCGTGATTGTCGGCTCCAGCAACGCGGTGAACCTGACCGACGGCCTCGACGGTCTGGCGATCATGCCGACGGTGATGGTGGGCGGCGCGCTCGGCATCTTCTGCTACCTGTCGGGTAACGTGAAATTCGCTGAATACCTGCTGATTCCCTATGTACCGGGCGCGGGCGAGCTGATCGTGTTCTGCGGCGCGCTGATCGGCGCCGGCCTGGGGTTCCTGTGGTTCAACACCTACCCGGCGCAAGTGTTCATGGGCGACGTCGGCGCACTGGCGCTGGGCGCGGCGCTGGGCACCATTGCGGTGATCGTGCGCCAGGAAATCGTGCTGTTCATCATGGGCGGTGTGTTCGTGATGGAAACCCTGTCGGTGGTCATCCAGGTGGCTTCCTTCAAATTGACCGGGCGCCGCGTATTTCGCATGGCGCCGATTCACCACCACTTTGAACTCAAGGGCTGGCCCGAGCCACGCGTGATCGTCCGTTTCTGGATCATCACCGTGATTCTGGTACTGGTCGGCCTTGCCACCCTGAAACTGAGGTAG
- the murD gene encoding UDP-N-acetylmuramoyl-L-alanine--D-glutamate ligase yields MSLIASDHFRIVVGLGKSGMSLVRFLANRGTSFAVADTRENPPELVTLRRDYPHVEVRCGELDVEFLCRADELYVSPGLALATPALQAAAARGVKLSGDIDLFARNARAPIVAISGSNAKSTVTTLVGEMAMAAGKRVAVGGNLGMPALDLLSDDVELYVMELSSFQLETTHELGAEVATVLNVSEDHMDRYSGLPAYHLAKHRIFRGARQFVVNRQDALSRPLIGEGMPCWTFGLSKPDFKAFGIREENGEKYLAFEFQNLMPVRELKIRGAHNQSNALAALALGHAVGLPFDAMLAALRTFAGLEHRCQWVRDLDGVSYYNDSKATNVGAALAAIEGLGADIDGKVVLIAGGDGKGADFKDLKGPVAAHCRAVVLMGRDANLIAAALGDAVPQVRATSLDDAIAQCNALAQPGDAVLLSPACASFDMFKNYEERGQLFARAVEALA; encoded by the coding sequence GTGTCCCTGATCGCTTCAGACCACTTCCGCATCGTTGTCGGCCTCGGCAAGAGCGGCATGTCCCTGGTTCGCTTCCTGGCGAACCGGGGCACGTCGTTCGCCGTGGCCGATACGCGGGAAAATCCACCGGAGCTGGTCACGCTGCGCCGTGACTACCCGCACGTGGAAGTGCGCTGTGGCGAACTGGATGTCGAATTTCTGTGCCGCGCCGATGAGCTCTACGTGAGCCCCGGCCTGGCGCTGGCCACACCGGCCCTGCAAGCTGCCGCTGCGCGTGGCGTGAAGCTGTCCGGCGATATCGACCTGTTTGCGCGCAATGCCAGGGCGCCGATCGTGGCCATCAGCGGCTCCAACGCGAAAAGCACCGTGACCACCCTGGTCGGCGAGATGGCGATGGCTGCCGGCAAGCGCGTGGCGGTGGGCGGTAATCTGGGGATGCCTGCACTGGACCTGCTCAGCGACGACGTTGAGCTGTACGTGATGGAATTGTCGAGTTTCCAGCTGGAAACCACTCACGAACTGGGGGCCGAAGTGGCCACCGTGTTGAACGTCAGTGAAGACCATATGGACCGCTACAGCGGCCTGCCGGCCTATCACCTGGCCAAGCACCGGATCTTCCGCGGCGCCAGGCAATTTGTGGTCAACCGCCAGGATGCCCTGAGTCGTCCATTGATAGGCGAGGGCATGCCATGCTGGACCTTCGGCCTGAGCAAGCCCGACTTCAAGGCGTTCGGCATTCGCGAAGAGAACGGCGAGAAATACCTGGCCTTCGAATTCCAGAACCTGATGCCGGTACGCGAACTGAAAATCCGTGGCGCCCATAACCAATCCAATGCCTTGGCGGCCCTGGCGCTCGGCCATGCGGTCGGCCTGCCATTCGACGCCATGCTCGCCGCCCTGCGCACGTTCGCCGGCCTTGAGCATCGCTGCCAGTGGGTACGCGACCTCGATGGCGTCAGCTATTACAACGATTCCAAGGCCACCAACGTCGGGGCTGCGCTGGCGGCCATCGAAGGCCTGGGAGCCGATATCGACGGTAAGGTGGTGCTGATCGCAGGCGGCGACGGCAAGGGTGCCGACTTCAAGGACCTTAAAGGCCCGGTGGCTGCGCATTGCCGCGCCGTGGTGCTGATGGGCCGCGATGCGAACCTGATCGCCGCCGCCCTGGGCGACGCCGTGCCGCAGGTGCGCGCCACGTCCCTGGACGATGCGATTGCCCAGTGCAATGCCCTGGCCCAGCCGGGTGATGCGGTGCTGCTGTCGCCGGCCTGCGCCAGTTTCGACATGTTCAAGAACTATGAAGAGCGCGGCCAGCTGTTCGCCCGCGCCGTGGAGGCTTTGGCATGA
- the ftsL gene encoding cell division protein FtsL gives MSKLFAKPLPGGSFFMLLLFVGVLVSAIAVSYSAHWNRQLLNTLYGELSVRDKAQAEWGRLILEQSTWTAHSRIEVLATEQLKMHIPGAADVRMVAP, from the coding sequence GTGAGCAAGCTTTTCGCCAAACCCCTGCCGGGCGGCAGCTTCTTTATGTTGCTGCTGTTTGTCGGCGTGCTGGTGTCCGCAATTGCGGTGTCCTACAGCGCGCATTGGAATCGTCAGTTGCTCAACACCCTCTATGGGGAATTGAGCGTGCGCGACAAGGCGCAGGCGGAATGGGGCCGGCTGATCCTGGAGCAGAGCACCTGGACGGCCCATAGCCGTATCGAAGTGCTGGCCACCGAACAGTTGAAAATGCACATTCCTGGCGCGGCCGACGTTCGCATGGTGGCGCCATGA
- the mraZ gene encoding division/cell wall cluster transcriptional repressor MraZ, with protein MFRGANAISLDAKGRLAMPSRYRDELISRSSGQLIITIDAVDPCLCVYPLDEWELIETKLRALPSLREENRRLQRLLIGNAVDLELDGSGRFLVPPRLREYARLDKRAMLVGQLNKFQLWDEDAWDAVSAADLAAIQQPGAMPDELRDLIL; from the coding sequence GTGTTTCGCGGAGCTAACGCTATCAGTCTCGATGCAAAAGGCCGTCTCGCCATGCCGAGCCGGTATCGTGACGAGCTCATTTCGCGAAGTTCGGGGCAGTTAATCATCACGATTGACGCTGTTGATCCTTGTTTGTGTGTTTACCCCCTCGATGAGTGGGAGTTGATTGAAACCAAGTTGCGCGCGCTGCCTTCATTGCGTGAAGAAAACCGCCGCCTCCAGCGTTTGCTGATCGGTAATGCCGTCGACCTTGAGCTCGATGGCAGCGGTCGTTTCCTGGTGCCTCCGCGTTTGCGCGAATACGCCCGGCTCGACAAGCGCGCCATGCTGGTAGGCCAGCTGAACAAGTTCCAATTGTGGGACGAAGATGCCTGGGATGCTGTTTCTGCAGCTGACCTGGCTGCTATTCAACAACCGGGCGCCATGCCTGATGAACTGCGTGATTTGATCCTGTGA
- a CDS encoding UDP-N-acetylmuramoyl-L-alanyl-D-glutamate--2,6-diaminopimelate ligase yields the protein MSLSLNKIFAHAGRDLLIRELSLDSRTVRAGDLFLAVPGGKFDGRAHIADALQRGAAAVAYEVDGATVLPITDVPLIPVKSLAAQLSDIAGRFYGEPSRHLNLVGVTGTNGKTSVTQLVAQALDLLGQHCGIVGTLGTGFYGALQSGLHTTPNPIAVQATLADLKKAGARAVAMEVSSHGLDQGRVTALAFDVAVMTNLSRDHLDYHGTMEAYAAAKARLFAWNDLKCRVVNLDDAFGRQLAAEDSEARLISYSLEDSSAYLYCREAHFNDEGVRATLVTPQGEHHVRSTLLGRFNLSNVLAAIGALLGLDYALDEILKVLPKLQGPAGRMQRLGGGTQPLVVVDYAHTPDALEKVLLALRPHAKGKLLCLFGCGGDRDRGKRPLMAEIVERLADGVLVTDDNPRSEDPGRIFDDIREGFKDTGNVTFVPGRGAAIAQLIAGASADDVVVLAGKGHEDYQEINGERHAFSDLVEADRALTAWEAAHA from the coding sequence ATGTCTCTTAGCCTGAACAAGATTTTTGCCCACGCCGGCCGCGATCTGTTGATCCGCGAGTTGAGCCTGGACAGCCGCACGGTACGCGCCGGTGACCTGTTCCTGGCGGTGCCCGGTGGCAAATTCGATGGCCGTGCGCATATCGCCGACGCCCTGCAGCGTGGCGCCGCCGCCGTGGCCTATGAAGTGGACGGCGCCACCGTGCTGCCGATCACCGATGTGCCATTGATTCCGGTGAAGAGCCTGGCCGCGCAGTTGTCCGACATTGCCGGGCGCTTCTATGGCGAGCCGAGCCGCCACCTCAACCTGGTGGGCGTGACCGGCACCAACGGCAAGACCAGCGTGACTCAGCTGGTCGCCCAGGCGCTGGACCTGCTGGGTCAGCATTGTGGCATCGTCGGTACCCTGGGCACCGGTTTTTACGGTGCGCTGCAAAGCGGCCTGCACACCACGCCGAACCCGATTGCCGTGCAAGCGACCCTGGCCGACCTGAAAAAGGCAGGCGCCAGGGCGGTTGCGATGGAGGTCTCGTCCCATGGTCTGGACCAGGGTCGCGTCACGGCGTTGGCGTTTGATGTGGCGGTGATGACCAACTTGTCCCGGGATCATCTGGATTACCACGGCACCATGGAGGCGTACGCCGCCGCCAAGGCCAGGTTGTTCGCCTGGAATGACCTGAAGTGCCGGGTGGTCAACCTCGACGACGCGTTCGGCCGCCAGTTGGCCGCCGAAGACAGCGAGGCGCGCTTGATCAGCTACAGCCTGGAAGATTCCAGCGCCTACCTGTATTGCCGTGAGGCCCATTTCAATGACGAAGGCGTGCGCGCTACGTTGGTCACGCCTCAGGGCGAACACCATGTGCGCAGCACCTTGCTTGGTCGCTTCAACCTGAGCAATGTCCTCGCCGCTATCGGCGCGCTGCTCGGTCTGGATTACGCCCTCGACGAAATCCTCAAGGTGCTACCGAAGCTCCAAGGCCCGGCCGGTCGCATGCAGCGCCTGGGTGGCGGCACGCAACCGTTGGTGGTGGTCGACTACGCCCACACCCCTGATGCACTGGAAAAAGTCCTGCTGGCGCTGCGCCCGCATGCCAAGGGCAAGCTGTTGTGCCTGTTCGGCTGCGGCGGCGACCGCGATCGCGGCAAGCGTCCGTTGATGGCCGAGATTGTCGAGCGCCTGGCTGACGGCGTGCTGGTGACCGACGATAATCCGCGCAGCGAAGACCCCGGCCGGATTTTCGACGATATCCGCGAAGGCTTCAAAGACACCGGCAACGTCACCTTCGTGCCCGGTCGCGGCGCAGCCATCGCTCAATTGATCGCCGGCGCCAGCGCGGATGACGTAGTGGTACTGGCCGGCAAAGGGCATGAGGACTACCAGGAAATCAATGGCGAGCGCCATGCCTTTTCCGATCTGGTCGAGGCCGATCGCGCCTTGACTGCCTGGGAGGCCGCCCATGCTTAA
- a CDS encoding UDP-N-acetylmuramoyl-tripeptide--D-alanyl-D-alanine ligase has product MLKAMTFSQLTQALSARVLSSDCTFDGVSIDSRNIKPGQLFVALAGPRFDGHDYLDEVAAKGAVGALVQREVAHATLPQLLVADTRLALGQLGALNRAAFDKPVAAVTGSSGKTTVKELLAGVLRTRGPVLATRGNLNNDFGAPLTLLELAPEHTAAVIELGASRIGEIAYTVALTKPHVAIINNAGTAHVGEFGGPEKIVEAKGEILEGLGASGSAVLNLDDKAFETWRARAAGRKVLTFAVLNAAADFHASNITVDARGCPSFTLHTPQGNEHVQLNLLGNHNVANALAAAAAAHALGVSLFGIATGLGAVQPVKGRTVAQLASNGMRVIDDTYNANPSSINAAVDLLKGFEGRKVLVLGDIGELGDWAEQGHREVGAYAAGKVDALYAVGPNMAHAVDAFGPGARHFASQAELIQALAAAEHDKQTTILIKGSRSAVMENVVAALCGSSTEKH; this is encoded by the coding sequence ATGCTTAAGGCGATGACATTCAGCCAGCTGACCCAGGCCTTGTCGGCCCGCGTGCTGTCCAGCGATTGCACGTTCGATGGCGTCAGTATCGACAGCCGTAATATCAAGCCCGGCCAGTTGTTCGTCGCCCTCGCAGGCCCGCGTTTCGATGGTCACGACTACCTTGATGAGGTCGCCGCCAAAGGCGCCGTGGGTGCCCTGGTGCAGCGTGAAGTGGCGCACGCCACCTTGCCGCAGTTGCTGGTTGCCGACACCCGCCTGGCCCTGGGTCAACTGGGCGCGCTGAACCGCGCCGCCTTCGACAAGCCGGTAGCCGCCGTCACCGGCTCCAGTGGCAAGACCACCGTCAAAGAGCTGTTGGCCGGTGTATTGCGCACGCGTGGGCCGGTGCTCGCCACCCGTGGCAACCTGAACAATGATTTCGGCGCACCGCTGACCCTGCTCGAGCTGGCCCCGGAACACACGGCGGCGGTGATCGAGCTGGGCGCATCACGCATCGGCGAGATTGCCTACACCGTGGCGCTGACCAAGCCTCACGTCGCGATTATCAACAACGCCGGTACCGCCCATGTCGGTGAGTTCGGCGGCCCGGAAAAAATCGTGGAAGCCAAGGGTGAAATCCTTGAGGGCCTCGGCGCCTCGGGCAGCGCTGTACTGAACCTGGATGACAAGGCGTTCGAAACCTGGCGTGCACGTGCCGCCGGTCGCAAGGTGCTGACGTTTGCGGTGCTGAACGCTGCGGCCGATTTCCACGCCTCGAACATTACCGTCGATGCGCGGGGCTGCCCGTCCTTTACCTTGCATACCCCGCAGGGCAATGAGCATGTGCAACTGAACCTGCTGGGCAACCATAACGTCGCCAACGCCCTGGCCGCCGCCGCCGCCGCTCACGCCCTGGGTGTTTCGCTGTTCGGCATCGCCACGGGCCTGGGCGCGGTGCAGCCGGTCAAGGGCCGCACCGTGGCGCAATTGGCCAGTAACGGCATGCGCGTGATCGACGACACCTACAACGCCAACCCATCTTCCATCAATGCCGCCGTGGATCTGCTCAAAGGCTTTGAGGGCCGCAAGGTGCTGGTACTGGGCGATATCGGCGAATTGGGCGATTGGGCCGAGCAAGGCCACCGCGAGGTCGGCGCCTATGCCGCCGGTAAAGTCGACGCGCTCTACGCGGTCGGCCCGAACATGGCTCACGCGGTAGACGCCTTCGGTCCCGGCGCGCGCCATTTCGCGAGCCAGGCTGAATTGATCCAGGCGTTGGCTGCGGCCGAGCACGATAAACAGACAACCATTTTGATCAAGGGATCGCGCAGCGCGGTGATGGAAAACGTCGTCGCAGCCTTGTGTGGCTCAAGTACGGAGAAACATTAA
- the rsmH gene encoding 16S rRNA (cytosine(1402)-N(4))-methyltransferase RsmH, with amino-acid sequence MTIDSGFNHITVLLDEAVEALAVRADGCYLDGTFGRGGHSRLILSQLGPNGKLLGFDKDPQAIATGQALAAEDGRFVVVQRSFAELGAEVAERGMAGKVAGVLLDLGVSSPQLDDPERGFSFMNDGPLDMRMDPTRGVSAAQFIATAPVEEIARVFKEYGEERFAGRMARAVVERREIQPFERTADLAEVLKVANPAWEKGKNPATRAFQGLRIHVNNELGDLEAGLEAALEALEVGGRLVVISFHSLEDRIVKLFMRRLVKGESDNLPRNLPVRFEAFVPKIKIHGKAQFASEAELKANPRSRSAVMRVAEKLR; translated from the coding sequence GTGACTATTGATAGCGGCTTTAACCACATCACCGTACTGCTTGACGAAGCCGTTGAGGCTCTCGCCGTACGCGCGGATGGCTGCTATCTGGATGGCACCTTCGGCAGGGGCGGGCACAGCCGGTTGATACTCAGCCAGCTCGGGCCCAACGGTAAACTCCTCGGGTTCGACAAAGACCCTCAAGCGATTGCCACCGGGCAAGCGCTAGCGGCCGAAGACGGCCGCTTTGTCGTTGTGCAGCGCAGCTTTGCCGAGCTGGGCGCCGAAGTCGCCGAGCGCGGCATGGCAGGCAAGGTGGCCGGGGTTCTGCTCGACCTGGGCGTGTCTTCGCCGCAGCTCGATGACCCGGAGCGCGGCTTCAGCTTCATGAACGACGGCCCCCTCGACATGCGCATGGACCCGACGCGTGGCGTCAGCGCCGCGCAGTTCATTGCCACCGCGCCCGTGGAAGAAATCGCCCGGGTATTCAAGGAATACGGTGAAGAGCGCTTTGCCGGCCGCATGGCCCGCGCTGTCGTCGAGCGCCGTGAGATCCAGCCGTTCGAACGCACCGCTGACCTGGCCGAAGTGCTGAAGGTTGCCAACCCGGCCTGGGAAAAGGGCAAGAACCCGGCAACCCGTGCGTTCCAGGGCTTGCGCATTCACGTCAATAACGAATTGGGCGATCTGGAGGCCGGCCTCGAGGCTGCCCTCGAGGCGCTGGAAGTGGGGGGGCGCCTGGTGGTGATCAGTTTCCATTCCCTGGAAGACCGCATCGTCAAACTGTTTATGCGTCGTCTGGTCAAGGGCGAGTCCGACAACCTGCCGCGCAACCTGCCGGTGCGTTTCGAAGCGTTTGTGCCGAAAATCAAAATCCATGGCAAGGCGCAGTTCGCCTCCGAAGCCGAACTCAAGGCCAATCCACGTTCCCGTAGCGCCGTCATGCGCGTCGCGGAGAAGTTGCGGTGA